One Lepisosteus oculatus isolate fLepOcu1 chromosome 4, fLepOcu1.hap2, whole genome shotgun sequence genomic window, ATACCTCAGTGCTATATTTCCTTcttgcaatgattttattttatttttaatgttttcttgatTTTGACAACTCAAACCTATGGGCTCCTGTGCCCCTGTAAAAAATAGGAAATCATGTTCTTGAAGAttcccagtcctgctcctgggccaGCTGGGCTCTTAACAACCTGAATCAGCTCGTTATTGGCTTAACTGGAAttgaacagcttctcccagctctccaggcgctgctgttttaaagagacctagaaaacctgcaggTGAAACAGTccttcaggaccaggactgcgAATCtcctgggttttttttgttttctgtttcgtGTTACTAGACATTTtgcattgtaaaaaaatgtttttgtaaaccACAGCACTGTAACAAAAATATCAGTACTCCAATAGTCAGTATTCAGAAGCTTTTGAGTTTAGAAAGCCAACAGTGACATCAAAACTCCTCGGTTGTTAGTAGTAAGTGTCAaatatgttcaggtgggtagctgcgtcagcatgcgtaggctgcaaaggaacaagtaataggtttattccatgctgaaaaaaagaagaaagagaacacaacgtttcggccgtggagccttcttcaggtgtgagtgtcAAATATGTATTACAGCCTGCAACTTTTTCAATATTGAGTTGTATCTACATACTTTATTGAATGGTATTAAAAATggttcataaaatattttttaaaatgtaagaacataagaatgtttACAAATGAGGGAAGGTCGTTTGGCCTATCTACCTGTTTGGTACTTGGTAGCTAATTGACCCAAAACTCCCGTCCAGCTGTTCTTGTTTCATACTTCGTACtgaaagaagtgcctcctgttctcagttataaatgtactgtactgcctCATCGTTTCCACTTGTTTTTGTAAGACACTTTCACATTATTCAACCAATCTTATGTGAGCATGTTGCATGATCTGGAACAGCTAGACCAAGATACTGTACCAGTAACACCTTTTCTATTTGTTTGTGGATCCACAGACAAAAACACCCATCCGCGACAGGAATTTCTCCTCACCAGTGCACAGGAAGATGTTCACCCCACTCGAAATGAGTGGCTCCCTTAAAGACGTGTTACAGGTCCGCCCGTCACTGACCGCATGTGACCCCTGTGCTGTAATTTGGATAGCCTAGCCCACAGTAAGACACTGGCAGCCCTGGAATAGAACCGCCACTAGCAAAAATGACGCTGCACTGCAATTAAAACTCAAAGCAAAGAGCTTGAGCCAAACAAGCATTCACGAAATGGGCAAGTAATTGCTAGCTAGCCAGATTTCCATCTTGGCAATAATGTGTCAGCGTGTAGCTCTTCTTGTCCTCTGGAAACCCTATGCCCCTCCCCCGTTTGCTCTGATTGGTTTTGTGTCGACCGCTGCAACCCCTGATTGGTTGAGGGGGCTGTCTTTCTCGCTGTCGGCGTGGACGATGTTTCCCTTCTGAGGAGAAGCTGTGGGTAGCAAGTAACTGGTGTATAGCGAGAAGGATTGGACGGAACTACCGTTGGTACAGTGAGAGGCTTTTAAAGTAATGGTAAGAATATCTGTTTGGATGTGTTTCTTTTGTAtcgcaaataaatatttttttgcattttagcgAACAAGAGAAAACTTTGGTGATTAGATTAAAACAGATACAGCTGCGTAAGAGAATACAGTAGTGGCACGATCTGTTGTTGGTAGATGTGtgtgcaatataaaaaaaataacttatttctTTATACATATGTGCGGGACAGATATCTAATTTGCTCCACAAAGAGTAATTTCATTTGGGAGAGTTTTGTGTGAGGGGTTTTTCAGTTTGCCAGGTAAACATCTTTGCGGCATATCATATCCTGGTGTTCGCTTAtgggagatacagtatgtgcttgtcGTTTCCTTTCTCTGGTATAAATACGGGATGTCTTCTGCCTTAACTGCAGGATGTGTTTAATTGATTCAGTCAAGAGTTTAGAGGCAGAGACACTAGTTTTATTTAACTTGCATTCCGTGTGCTTTGGTCAAAATCACTATTAGAGCCTTGGCTTTTTGGGGGTGGTTGTGTAAATGAGTAACGTATTCGACAAGATGGGAAACAAATCCGAGCCTGAATCTGATGAAGTAATTGAAGGGAGAGCACTTCCTCTTGAGTGGTGTACGGCCCAAGCCTCAGTCGACCTCTCCGTTTCCCTTTCCTAAGCCCGGTTCCTTTGCAGCAGGCTGAAAGGAAATCCTCCTCTGTAAAGTGGGGTGTTTCTGCGTCTCCCAGCTACGGTGTTATTGTAGAAACTGACGCTTGTGACGAAAAATTGAGTTTTGAAGCGACGGTTATATGTGGCAAATGCGTCGGGGGCATTGTGCTCAATACTACACGTGTTAATAATGAAATCATGAACACACTGCGGCTGGGATTAGAGCACTCTTCACTTCTCAATGTCAGTGCTTGTTTAAACTCAACCATCCTCACTTGAGTTTTAAAAAGCAGCGGGATGCTCGGTTTCCAGTTACCCCTGGACCAGAAAGTCAGGCGCTGGCACCTCACCACTAGAACGGATTCAGATTGAGGTGTCAGTGGTAGAATGGATGGAGAAAAACAATGCTCACTGGAAGTATCGAGGGGCGAGTGTATCTGTGGGCCGTACTGTGGAGCAGTGGTGACCACTGCTGCCTTGCTGTGCTGcgaccctgggttcaactcctggggtgctattacagtttgtatgttctccctgtgttggcATGTGTTTTTGCCAAGTGCTCCAATTTCCCACCACAGTACAAGGGCATACTGgtggggaaaactggccctggtgtgagtgtgtgctgtctgtgagtgccctgtgataaactggtgtcctgttcagggtgtatcctgcctgttgcatgctgggataggctctggctcccttaTGACCTTGGATTAGAtcaagcagttagaagatggatggattgcTGAATCCATAGAGTGTATTCAACGAGGACCACAGCTGTTGGGACAGCATAATTGGATTGGAGTCAGGATTTGACGAAACAGGTGGAAACGTCCCAGAGGGACCCTCAGTCTGTGCTGGCCTTTGTGCAGGGGTGGCGGGACAGAGTGTCGCTGCTTAAGGCTTCCTCACGTCTTATCAGAGATGTTCTGCCCTCTACATTGCCAAACATGCATTACTCATGGCACCTTCTCCTTGCTGATCTTCTCCTGGCCCACCACTGCCAGGGAGAACAGTTTCAGCTGCCTGAGGAGTTCGCTGCTGTTAAAGCACTAAAGCTtccagctcctgtctctcctcctcgcTCGCTGTTGTCAAAGTCTGGCTGTTCCGGCTGTGTGCTGTGTTCTGGGACGGTGAGCGTGCCCGAAGTGTAGCGTTCGGAATACTGCAAAGCATTGTGGGAAGCAACAACTTCTGCTGGTGCCTGTCTGGTTGCTTGTCAAAGATCGGAAGGCCAGATGGCGATTTTGCTGGCACAGCACCACTGTCTTTCTGTGCAACCACCCCAGGAGGGTCCATCTCAGAGCTTGGAAGTCTCCTATAAcgtcactttattagccctatacaatctcttgcattaggaactcgtcttttcacataccccagcttgctctccatgagacacacagacggggagagaagctgggggtcagagcgcagggtcagccattgtacagcgcccctggagcagctggggttaagggcctcgctcaggggcccaacagagtaggattcctctgccagctgcaggatttgaacccgcaaCCTTCCTGTCACAgccgcagatcctgagccacagagccacctgcACCTGCTCACCAGGGTTTGGCAGTTGCCCGTCAGTAATTTACGTTTTGCAAAACGTAACAAGAAAGCACCCAGAAGCCTATAGTCGCTCGCTGTGTCTCCTTGACCTATGGATGCTTCTCCATGGAGGGTGCCGTGTACTGTCAGAAAGGACTGCTGTGACTGATTTTAGAATTTTTCCCAAATCAaagtctgtgtcctgtgtcgTAGGAGAAGAGTGGAATAAGTCATTAATTTCCTGACATAAAGGATTTTGAAATGCACATTTCATCTCTTTGGGGGGAGCTGAAGTAATTCAGGTTTGAGAACCAATCAGCTCCCATAATTGCCAAGAGAAGAACATTGATATGTGACTCATGTGTGTTGAAGACATTGACTGCTTCCTCTCAGGgttgttttctaaaaaacaacGCACATTAAGCGTGTcgcatttatttgttttaatataacaAATGAGATACAAAAATAGAGGAAGCATTTAGTGTAATACATGTGTTCTCTGAAATGGTAGCAGGTACATATGAGCTTGATGTCGGGTTATGTCCTCAGGGAGCTGTGCCACTGGGTTGTGAAGAGTCCTTCTCCTTCACTGCTCTTTCTTTCCCTTCCGGCCTTTTCTGGCCCTCAGCCGAAGGCACCGGTTGTGTCTTGTGGTGCTTTTCCCGTTTCTGCAAACATCAAACACATCAAGACAGGTGTGACAGAGGTGAACCGGTGGCCATCACTGGGTACCCCTGAGTGCTGCCGCTGCAAGCTACAGTATCTTTGCCATCCGTTTGTACGAACCGATAGACCTGCATTTGGATCATTTGGAAAAGGACCTAAGATTCTTGCAGGTTAAACTGGTCATATAATGAAGAACAACACACCTGAATTTCCTGTGGTTTATCATAGCTTCTTTCATTATGCATTAGTCAgaatttgctgttttgagatttattaatttaattgtctTTTCTTAAACAAATACTTTTCTCGTCATCACATAACGTCACCTAGTTCAAACAGAGAAGGTCATTGTAAAACggacaagcagaaaaaaaatctccatcATTAAGAAGGGAGCTCAGTTTGGAATAGACGTTTATTTCATTTAACCGGACCTTTCTTTGAATGTGTAACCAGGGAGATGTTTAGCCACTAGATGGCActgtgttaatattttctaccaGTACGGGACATCTGATTCCACCTTCtagaaagtgaaagaaaatattCTTCAGGCAGTtgttgtaaattaaaatatcttatgtattttgtttcacatttcagCAGAATCATTTGTATTTTCCCAAGATGCATATTCTTTCAATTAAAGCACTTGTATCATCATGCGtgctataaatatattttacttttttatgtgATTCAGATTTGGCATTGTGTGGCATGACTTATTGTGCCTTGAGGGGCATACAGTAACTTACTTCTTCCAGCATTTGTGCAGTCTCCGTCCCTGTGTTGAATCTGGGTTGAGGCAAACATCGCTGTTGTTTTTCAGATGGAGTCTTCAGaagagaaaaacactttttaagttGTGCACCTGGTATGAAAGAAGTGTATTTCACTCCTTTTAACACATGGGCTAAGTTAATACTTTAGGTAAAATTAACAGTGCATTGAATCTGTccagaaaaaaacttttttggggTGACTGGGAGCGGGCTCAGGAATTCTGACCAGTCACCTCTACACCCAAGAAGCATGATGTACAGACAAGTGTCCGGTGGTTGTGATAATGGCAGGATTTTGTAGGTTTACATCCCAGGTGCTGCTGCACTGAGCAATGCATCTTTCTCAGACTGCTGAAGCACTTAATCCAGCTCTTGAGTGTGACCTTTCTCAATGCAGCATTGAATCTGTTCCCTCAGACCCTGGAGAAGGAGTCTTTGCTCTTAGAGGCGAAACATTGGAAAAACAACTCAGTACTTGCTGGGAAATAAGGCTGAGTGACACAGATTGGTATTTCTAAACCCTCGTAGTCACCTTATCCTGTCTCTGACACTCTGGAGCAGCTAATCCAGCCAGCTGCGAGTTGGTGTTCTGGCAAATTATGGCACAGCTCCAATGAAAATACGAGGCCGTTTTTACAGCAGAAGAATACAGTCTTTCATTCTGCAGTCTCTGGATAGCATCTGCAAAGGCTGTCTGAACAACTATTATTGTTCTGAATATGGAATATTATGAAACGATGAATAGCTGTTGATGGTATtgttactcagagaatttcagTAATCTGTATCAATGATCTAGCTTGTTCACAAGACCTAAGATACAGTAAATCAGAAGTCAGTGGTTTGATAGGAACATTCATTCATGCAAAACACTGAATTTGCTATTATAAAGTCACTTAAGAAAAGCAGTTACATAGAAATTAGTCAAACTTGCCTTTCATGAATATTGTATTTATCAGATGACCTGAACTAACAAGTTTTAACAAATAAATCCTTCCCATGCCTGAAGTCCACTTACAAGTCAAAACACGAACAGCACAGTGGATATGTATCAGGTGCGCCAGATCACAGGGCGTAGAGTTTATTTTCTCAAAGCGCACATGTGCTTTGTAATTGTTAACTGAATTCATTTTTACATTGAGTAGAGTTTGTGCTGAGATGCACAGATGATAGTTATATTTTATTGATGGATCTTTTTATTGATCTTAAATTTGACTGTTCAGAAAAGGTTAAAGCATGTTCTTGGGGGGAATAAATACTATAAACATGCATTTTGTCTCTGTTCCCTGATAAACAACTTGCTTTATCTAGATTTCAGAGGTATCAAATGCATTACTTTTGTCAAATTACTCATGAGAACAGTTTCAATTTTCAATCATTAGCCACAAATTATTTAGCAGTTCCATAATATGTACAAAGTTGTGTGTCTGTGATAGCAAATCCTGTCTCTGTGAAGTTGCACAATTTCTGCTTATTTGCATTGGTCTGACTTAACCTGAGATCATGCACATTTTCTGTATAATGCATTGCTCTGATCAGAATGGCTTTGTTCTAACCCCCAATACTGTTTATAGAAGGGGCAACTTTGTTAATTAAATACCGTTTTCTCACTCCAACAGCAAACAACAGACTTTTCTTTTACATATCCCTCTTAAATCCGTTGCAGTGTAAATGGAAGTGTGGTACTTACATGATCTGGACATTCTTGCACTGGGAGGATTTCTCAGCAATGGTGAAGTTAGACATCTTTTTCAGAGGGAAAGACTCAATGGTCCTGATACATTCGCACCTCTCCCGGAGAGACGTTGCTTCTGCCTTTTGATCTGCGAAgacgcaagagaaaaaacacGTTCCGTCTACACGAGCAGGCTAAACGTCCTTTTGTTCACCGACAAAAGCACTGGCTGTCTTTCTTACCAGTTAAGCGTCCGCAGCACAAGAAAGCAAGCATGTTTAAAGTTGTgactttgaaaaacattttggataCTTCTCCTGCAGCACAGCTGAATGCCTTTCTGAGCAGATCCTTGCTGATCTGTAATTCCCGACTTCCTGATTGCCCAAATCAAGCACTTTCCTTATCACATGGTTTACAGTAAGTCACCCTGTCCTGCTCAAACAaaagcagcagtgtggagcggTGCTGAGGGTTCTGGGTCTCTTCACAGGTCAGTCGTGGGTACAAATCCTGGGTGCGGCCCTGCTCTCGTACCTTTGAGCGAGGCTCTTCCTGCAGCCTGCGCCAGAAAACCACCCAGCTGCATAAACGCGTTTCAAATTGCTTTGGATAAGAGTGTCTTCTAAATACATTAAGCAGATTGCAGGGGCTTATTTGCTCCTTTCTAATCTCGGTGAAGCATTTgtagaaaacaaacatttattttgttatcgAGGCAGAAGTCGCTTAGAGAGAACTTCACCGAGCTCTTCTTATCCCTTTTGTTCAGCCCCATTTCTCTCCGAAGAGGAGGTTCCTCAGGTCTAATGGGGGCACGTGCTTGTGTTGATTAACGGCAGCACTAGAATATAATTAGGGGAAATGTATTGAGGTTTTTTTCCTCGGCAGCTGAAGGCCTGGTCTGCTCGCCTAAGTAGATGGGTGTGCAGTGGTTGTCATAAAGGGAGGTTTGGGGGTTCGTTCTCCGTGACTCTGCTGATGACTGACTGCGAATCACCCTGAGTGAGTCACTGAGCCACATTGTGCTCTTTAATTACAACTCTTAAGCTGCGGTACTGCTGTCAGTGGAAATCTTACATTTCTTACCTCCGCTAGTCACTGGGGGATGAAAGTGTCTGCTGAATGACTAATTATGACTATGATGATCAGACCTGTAGACTCGTCCTATCACACTGCTCCCCTGCAGTTGCAGTCAGCTCTCTGGCATCGTTCTGACTATCATTTTCATCAGGCCACTTGGCTATTTGGTGGTTTGTCACCAAGTCCTCCCCAAATGAGGTGAATTGACACGTGCGGGCGTGGGAAAGAACCATTTTATAGTTAAGTTTATAGTATAGTTAATCAgagtgttgtaggttttttaatttaaattatttttcctaataattatctatttgttttgcTCTTGACTTTTGTTgtttgcaaggtcacattaaagatggaaaaatgtctgacatgatttatcttgatttctggctttacatcacaaaaacctgcaatttccataagggtgtgtagactttttatatccactgtacatGGCAACATTTGCAGCCCAAACAAATTTGCACGTTGGTTTTCACTCTTTaataagaaaatgagcaaaGCTTTTCCCTTTGGAAAGCAAAGCCTTGATCTGGTCTAAACATGTGCAACAACATTAAATCCCaggttttaaacatttattttataataaaataatacatatttttttttattaaattacaaaacaaaccaaaaaacatCCAACAGATCcttaacaataaataattgctCCACAGAGACTTGTAAAATGAGATGCTCGATTGGCTGGATCAGTGCACAAGCCACCTCTTCCACTCCCAGAGTCTAGAGATAAACCCTTCTTGGCACCCTTCACAGTGGGTCAGGTTCAGACAGGTGCCACTTTCCTGTTGCTCTCAATGAAGAACACTGGAGCAGCACTGCCACGCTGATTGCTGTTCATAAAACCgttgtgttttttcccccccaaacaCGAGTTCTGCTCTTGCTTTGTTCACTGTACGTTTGACATTTTGTGTTTCGACCTTACATGCTGCAAAGCTGCTGAAGGAACCCGACCTTTGCCTTCACTTCTGACACGTTCTGGGCTTTGGGGCTTGAAGAGTTCTTTTTCCCTGATGGAGATTTCTCCTTCAGCACAACCAGTAAGAGAGGTTGAACACAATCTGTTTCTGGTTAGGCAGAGACAGAAGGCCTTTAACATATTTTTTCTAAAGTAAATAATCCAAGAGGCTTATGAACTCCTGCAGAGCAGTTCGATTTTCCCCAGACATTCTTTTCCTCTGACTGATACGCTCTCTCAAGATGGGTCTCTTTAGTCTCAAGACCGCTGAGCGCTCAAGACATCTCCTCCACTGGAATCTCTGTAGGCTTTTCCTGGGTCCTCTGTGTCTTTGGCTTGTTCCTTCGGAAgcatttttcctttttgctGTCGTCCTTGTTtattctaaaatgaaaaaaaatgccaGTATGTTAATAATGTTACATTAAAAGCAGGAGCAATATCCAGCATCTCCAAGTTAAACAAAAAATTGAAGTCACTTTTAAACAGACATTTTGTTCTTTGAACGTAAAAGCCGGATTGTATGAAATGTGAACAGtagcatactgtaggttaaagTCATCCTAAAGTCCTAGTCTAGGGCGTCTCGAAACAGCATGTAGTTAATCTAACCAGAATGGAAGTGCTGAGGAGAATTACTGACACTGAATGTACAGGTTTCTCTCGGAAGCAGGTGTCTTTGCAGTTGACATAGAAGTGCTGATATAAATCCGGTTGATTGTTTTCAGTGTCCTTttctattctgttttttggaTAGAAGGTGGGATTTCAAATAGTAGATGTAATTCT contains:
- the cxcl18a.1 gene encoding chemokine (C-X-C motif) ligand 18a, duplicate 1; amino-acid sequence: MFFKVTTLNMLAFLCCGRLTDQKAEATSLRERCECIRTIESFPLKKMSNFTIAEKSSQCKNVQIILHLKNNSDVCLNPDSTQGRRLHKCWKKNGKSTTRHNRCLRLRARKGRKGKKEQ